Proteins encoded together in one uncultured Sphaerochaeta sp. window:
- the gpmI gene encoding 2,3-bisphosphoglycerate-independent phosphoglycerate mutase, whose protein sequence is MVDALKKMGKISRKGPVVLVIMDGVGFGKYQEGDAVASALTGTLNKLYKANPWTKLKAHGTAVGLPSDDDMGNSEVGHNAMGCGRVFAQGAKLVNASISTGAMYEGPTWKKLINNAKEKQSTLHFIGLLSDGNVHSHIDNLKAMILQAKEEGVSKVRVHALLDGRDVGELSALDYFDPFEEFLAGINDEGFNAKIASGGGRMVITMDRYNANWNMVKKGWETHVLGEGRMFDSAHEAITVLREESKAIDQDLPPFVVAKDGKPVGTIEDGDSVILFNFRGDRALEITKAFEAEELTEFDRKRRPDVEYAGMMEYDGDLHVPAQFLVTPPAIDKTLAEYLCASKVKQFSISETQKFGHVTYFFNGNKSGKFDKSLEEYVEILSDIVPFEERPWMKCAEIADRVIDEVESGKWDFIKLNFPNGDMVGHTGNYQAVVCSMEGLDLQIGRIYKSVMEAGGVMVITADHGNADDMFEHAKDGSVKYKENGDPQSKTSHSLNPVPCIICDSNYQGEYETELKSGLGISSIAATCMNLLDFEAPSEYDPSIITVK, encoded by the coding sequence ATGGTTGATGCATTGAAAAAAATGGGAAAAATTTCCCGCAAAGGTCCAGTAGTCTTGGTTATCATGGATGGCGTAGGCTTTGGAAAATACCAGGAAGGCGATGCAGTTGCTTCTGCATTGACTGGAACGCTGAACAAGCTGTACAAGGCAAATCCTTGGACCAAGCTTAAGGCCCATGGTACTGCTGTTGGCCTTCCTTCAGATGATGATATGGGTAACAGTGAGGTAGGCCACAATGCAATGGGTTGTGGAAGGGTTTTCGCCCAAGGTGCAAAACTGGTCAATGCTTCCATATCCACAGGAGCTATGTATGAGGGCCCTACATGGAAGAAGCTGATCAACAATGCAAAAGAAAAGCAATCTACTCTCCATTTCATTGGTTTGCTGAGTGATGGGAATGTGCACTCTCACATTGACAACCTCAAGGCAATGATCCTCCAGGCAAAAGAGGAAGGTGTCTCCAAGGTTCGTGTGCATGCACTACTTGATGGAAGAGATGTTGGTGAACTTAGTGCCCTCGATTACTTTGATCCGTTTGAAGAGTTCCTTGCAGGCATCAATGATGAAGGCTTCAATGCTAAGATTGCCAGTGGTGGTGGAAGAATGGTTATCACCATGGACCGCTATAATGCAAACTGGAATATGGTCAAGAAAGGTTGGGAAACCCATGTACTGGGTGAAGGCCGAATGTTTGACAGTGCTCATGAGGCTATTACTGTACTCCGTGAAGAGTCAAAGGCAATCGACCAGGACCTGCCTCCATTTGTTGTTGCAAAGGACGGCAAGCCGGTTGGAACCATCGAGGATGGGGATAGTGTCATTCTCTTCAACTTCCGTGGAGACCGTGCTCTGGAGATTACCAAGGCCTTTGAGGCTGAGGAGCTTACCGAATTTGACCGCAAACGTCGACCCGATGTCGAGTATGCAGGGATGATGGAGTATGATGGGGACTTGCATGTTCCTGCCCAGTTCCTGGTAACCCCTCCGGCAATAGACAAGACACTCGCTGAGTATCTTTGTGCCTCAAAGGTGAAGCAGTTCTCCATCAGTGAGACTCAGAAGTTTGGGCATGTAACCTACTTCTTCAATGGAAACAAGAGTGGAAAATTCGACAAGTCCCTCGAAGAGTATGTAGAAATCCTGAGTGATATCGTCCCCTTCGAGGAACGCCCCTGGATGAAGTGTGCTGAGATTGCTGACCGTGTCATCGATGAGGTTGAAAGCGGAAAGTGGGACTTCATCAAACTGAATTTCCCCAATGGCGACATGGTTGGCCATACCGGGAATTACCAGGCTGTTGTCTGCTCGATGGAAGGTCTTGACCTGCAGATTGGCAGGATTTACAAGTCGGTCATGGAAGCAGGTGGCGTGATGGTGATCACCGCCGACCATGGGAATGCTGATGATATGTTTGAGCATGCCAAGGATGGCAGTGTGAAGTACAAGGAGAATGGTGATCCTCAGTCCAAGACTAGTCACTCACTCAATCCTGTTCCATGCATTATCTGTGACAGCAACTACCAGGGAGAGTATGAGACAGAGCTCAAGAGTGGGCTTGGGATCAGCAGTATTGCAGCGACCTGTATGAATCTGCTCGACTTTGAGGCCCCAAGTGAGTACGATCCAAGTATTATCACTGTGAAATAA